The genomic region TGACACAACAACAGCAAAATACAATCAATTGGCATATCAGTACGATTCAGTTAGATCAGTTTTTAGCCGATGCGTATTTTACACATCATCAGGATCAAGATGGCTCCAAAATCACTTTTCGAAAACCAGACACTAATCAGTCAGGGGAGGAAGCGGAGACTGTTTACTATTTAAAAAGGATGAAAAATGAAATGGTTGTTGTCAGCCAATTAGATGGGTATATGCCATTATTAGGCAACCTCAAGCAACTTCAACTTGACTACCAGCGACCGTTTGTTCAAATCGATGCGACTTTTACGGATCAGAGTCGCTACCAACATGAAGTTTTCTTGGAGGAACAAGATGAACAGGCTAAAAAAAAGACGATCAAAACCGATTAAACATTCGGCGGTTGCATTACTTAACGCGATATTAATGCTGACATTAATCAGCGTCGTATTAGTAGGTGTGACACATAGTTATCAACAGCAACAACAGAGTTATCGATATTTGCTGAATCATTATCAAGCTAAAACACTTTATGAGTTGACCTTGGCTAGTCAATCCAAGACTGATTTAAAGGGGATTAAAGCCACAACAGGTGAAAGTAAAATTCTAAGGAAACAGCATCAAATCAAGGTGACACTTAAGAATGGCTATCAGAAACAGTTTGAAATAAAAAATATAACAGGTAAAAATAAAAATTCCATTTGATAAAGCGCTTACTATAGCTTATAATTTGTAATGTAACCATCTGTATTACTTGCGTTGATGTTGGATTACCGCTAGAATATAACAGAATCCAATGAATAGAGGTGGCTATTTTGCCTAAGAGTGCTGTAGAAACGTTGTTTGACTTAATTGATCAAACAACAACGTTGATTGAACAGAATTTAGAAACAACCTATTTAGATGCATTGACTGAATCAATTGCCAATATCGCTGATGGTGGTCGTGTGAAGGTTGAAGATAATTTACCAGATGCGCAAACTGTCGCACAACTTGAAACAATTTACGCAACGGTTAAGCTTAACCAGTTTGATGCGGAGACCATTCGTCAAGCCTTACAACTGGCAACCTTAAAAGGGCTTCGTCAAGTTAAAGTGGAGCCTAATAAACAAATGACACCTGATGCAATTGGTTATTTAGTCGCATATTTGGCGGAAGTATTTGGTGGCGCTGATCAAATTAAGACAGTGTTGGACCCAGTGATTGGTACAGGTAATTTATTAGCAACTGTTATGAATCATATTCAAAATCTAACGGGTAATAAGCTCCAAGGTTTTGGGGTTGATAACGATGATAGTCTGCTAGAATTAGCCGGTATTAGTAGTGAGTTACAAGGGTTAGACACCACTTTATTCCATCAAGATGCGATTGAACCATTAATGGTTAAGCCAGTTGATATCGCGGTTGCCGATTTACCAATTGGTTTTTATCCAATTGATGAACGAGCAGCAGATTTTGAAACGCATGCTGCTAGTGGACACTCATATGCGCATCATTTATTAATTGAACAAACGATGCACTATGTTAAAGACGGCGGTTTTGGTTTCTTCCTTGTACCAAATGTTATTTTGGAAACAGATGAAGCGAAGCAACTGGTAAAATGGATTACTAAACACGTCTACTTGCAAGGTTTATTGAGCTTACCAGTTAACTTGTTTAAGACTAAAGAGGGTCAAAAAGCCATCTTAGTCTTACAAAAACAAGGTGCTGGTGCCCAACAAGCTAAGCAAATTCTATTAGGTGAATTTCCAAATTCAAACGATCAAAAAGCGTTCGCTGCGTATTTACAACAGATTCGGACTTGGCATAAAGAAAATATTAATTAATCGAATAGAAAAGGTGATTAGATGTCAAAAATTTTAGCAATTAATGCCGGCAGTTCAACTTTAAAATGGAAATTATTTGTAATGCCTGAAGAAAAGGTGATTGCCAAAGGGATGGTTGAT from Latilactobacillus sakei subsp. sakei DSM 20017 = JCM 1157 harbors:
- a CDS encoding competence type IV pilus minor pilin ComGF, translated to MRLIGRPIKHSAFTLIEMVISMAILILTSQLLVATVGVLQKAIKVTQQQQNTINWHISTIQLDQFLADAYFTHHQDQDGSKITFRKPDTNQSGEEAETVYYLKRMKNEMVVVSQLDGYMPLLGNLKQLQLDYQRPFVQIDATFTDQSRYQHEVFLEEQDEQAKKKTIKTD
- a CDS encoding class I SAM-dependent methyltransferase; amino-acid sequence: MAILPKSAVETLFDLIDQTTTLIEQNLETTYLDALTESIANIADGGRVKVEDNLPDAQTVAQLETIYATVKLNQFDAETIRQALQLATLKGLRQVKVEPNKQMTPDAIGYLVAYLAEVFGGADQIKTVLDPVIGTGNLLATVMNHIQNLTGNKLQGFGVDNDDSLLELAGISSELQGLDTTLFHQDAIEPLMVKPVDIAVADLPIGFYPIDERAADFETHAASGHSYAHHLLIEQTMHYVKDGGFGFFLVPNVILETDEAKQLVKWITKHVYLQGLLSLPVNLFKTKEGQKAILVLQKQGAGAQQAKQILLGEFPNSNDQKAFAAYLQQIRTWHKENIN